In one Pseudomonas sp. Bout1 genomic region, the following are encoded:
- a CDS encoding ornithine cyclodeaminase family protein translates to MQPIYIDFLNGLDIDELALTNDEILNAIEASLAIQGRSEAVIEPRMHLIPGGEINGHFNVLRGVLGGAIGYAGVKVVGDFVDNYRKGLPSELAILNLLDPATGIPKAILDASAITDMRTGAVTAIGAKYLARPDSKVLAHIGARGTAYWNVRLLDHLFDFDEIRVHSRRSESREAFAERLRRDLGKPVIVTDDWESTVRGADIVVEASRLDQPQPLLRTGWIKPGAFVVPYGTMSAVELSLTDIMHKLVVDDWGQCKGGMFGALRAHVDAGKLSAETLHAELGQIVAGLKSGRETPEETILFWHRGLSLSDIALGHALLEKSKRLGIGQRLRWA, encoded by the coding sequence ATGCAACCGATCTACATCGACTTCCTCAACGGCCTGGACATCGACGAACTGGCCCTGACCAACGACGAAATCCTCAACGCCATCGAAGCCAGCCTGGCCATCCAGGGCCGCAGCGAGGCGGTGATCGAGCCGCGCATGCACCTGATTCCCGGCGGCGAAATCAACGGCCACTTCAACGTGCTGCGCGGTGTGCTGGGCGGCGCAATCGGCTACGCCGGGGTCAAGGTGGTGGGCGATTTTGTCGACAACTACCGCAAGGGCCTGCCCTCGGAACTGGCGATTCTCAACCTGCTGGACCCGGCCACCGGCATCCCCAAAGCCATCCTCGACGCCTCGGCGATCACCGACATGCGTACCGGCGCGGTCACCGCCATCGGTGCCAAATACCTGGCCCGGCCCGACAGTAAAGTCCTTGCGCACATCGGTGCCCGTGGCACCGCGTATTGGAACGTGCGGCTGCTGGACCACCTGTTCGACTTCGACGAAATCCGCGTGCACTCACGCCGCAGTGAAAGCCGCGAAGCTTTTGCCGAACGCCTGCGCCGCGACCTCGGCAAGCCGGTGATTGTCACCGACGATTGGGAGTCCACGGTGCGTGGCGCCGATATCGTGGTCGAGGCTTCACGCCTGGATCAGCCGCAACCGTTGCTGCGTACCGGGTGGATCAAACCCGGCGCGTTCGTCGTGCCCTACGGCACCATGAGCGCGGTGGAGTTGTCGTTGACCGACATCATGCACAAGCTGGTGGTGGACGATTGGGGCCAGTGCAAGGGCGGGATGTTCGGCGCATTGCGCGCCCATGTCGACGCCGGAAAACTCAGCGCCGAGACCTTGCATGCCGAGCTTGGGCAGATCGTGGCCGGCTTGAAAAGCGGCCGGGAAACTCCCGAAGAAACCATCCTGTTCTGGCACCGCGGCTTGAGCCTCAGCGATATCGCCCTGGGCCATGCGCTGCTGGAAAAATCCAAACGCCTGGGGATCGGCCAACGGTTGCGCTGGGCATGA
- a CDS encoding ABC transporter substrate-binding protein, with protein sequence MKTIKNLLGGSLLALTVLAQSATAAEPAKPIHFGDITWESGSLITEVLRLIVEKGYGLPTDTLPGSTVSLEAALAKDDIQVIGEEWAGRSPAWVKAENEGKVFGLGDTVKGATEGWWVPEYVIKGDAERGIKPLAPELKSVADLARYKDVFRDPEDPTRGRFLNSPTGWTSEIVNSQKLKAYGLTDSFVNFRTGSGAALDAEVASSIRRGKPVLFYYWSPTPLLGRFKLIKLEEPPFNADAWKTLADANNPHPIGTRSMPARLAIGVSAPFKAQYPQLVTFFEKVDLPIDLLNGILAQMAEKRTAPRQVAEAFLKEQPQVWQQWVPADVAAKVKGSL encoded by the coding sequence ATGAAAACAATCAAGAACCTGCTCGGTGGCTCGCTATTGGCACTCACCGTCCTGGCACAATCAGCCACGGCCGCCGAACCTGCCAAGCCGATCCACTTCGGTGACATCACTTGGGAAAGCGGCAGCCTGATCACCGAGGTGCTGCGCCTGATCGTCGAGAAGGGCTACGGCCTGCCCACCGACACCTTGCCCGGCAGCACCGTGAGCCTGGAGGCCGCCCTGGCCAAGGACGATATCCAGGTGATCGGCGAAGAATGGGCCGGGCGCAGCCCTGCTTGGGTCAAGGCCGAAAACGAAGGCAAAGTGTTTGGCCTGGGCGACACCGTCAAAGGCGCCACCGAAGGCTGGTGGGTGCCCGAATACGTGATCAAGGGCGACGCCGAGCGTGGCATCAAGCCGCTGGCCCCGGAGCTTAAATCGGTGGCCGACCTGGCCCGCTACAAAGACGTGTTTCGCGACCCCGAAGACCCAACCCGTGGGCGCTTTCTCAACAGCCCCACCGGCTGGACCTCCGAGATCGTCAACAGCCAGAAACTCAAGGCTTACGGCCTGACCGACAGCTTCGTCAACTTCCGCACCGGTTCCGGCGCGGCGCTGGACGCCGAGGTGGCTTCGTCGATCCGTCGCGGCAAGCCGGTGCTGTTCTACTACTGGTCGCCGACGCCGCTGCTGGGTCGCTTCAAGCTGATCAAACTGGAAGAACCACCGTTCAACGCCGACGCCTGGAAGACCCTGGCCGACGCCAACAACCCGCACCCCATCGGCACCCGTTCGATGCCGGCGCGGTTGGCGATTGGCGTGTCGGCGCCGTTCAAGGCGCAGTACCCGCAACTGGTCACATTCTTTGAAAAGGTCGACCTGCCGATTGACCTGCTCAACGGCATCCTCGCGCAAATGGCCGAGAAACGCACCGCGCCGCGTCAAGTGGCCGAAGCGTTCCTGAAAGAACAACCGCAGGTCTGGCAGCAATGGGTGCCGGCAGACGTCGCGGCCAAGGTTAAAGGGAGTCTCTGA
- a CDS encoding aliphatic sulfonate ABC transporter substrate-binding protein yields the protein MRKLIAATLLALCAGPLLAAEPATLRVGYQKSSVSMVLAREHHLFEQGLPGTKVEWIEFLGGPPLIEALNGGSIDIGNIGDIPPIFAQAAGIDMRYIGVEPNDGRTEAILLPKDSTVHSVAELKGKRVALLKGSSAHNLFLKSLLRAGLQWKDVNVVYLSPSDGRAAFEQGKVDAWVVWDPYYSAAVVDGSAKVLGDGQGLNPAGSFFIASGPFAQQHPQAIAAILKVFAQAQRLSLDQHDQSVALMAKTLGLQPAVVESYFQHRSPTPSRPLNATDIATQQGTADAFFANGLIPKKVDVQQVVFQAP from the coding sequence ATGCGCAAGCTCATCGCAGCCACACTGTTGGCGCTGTGCGCCGGGCCACTGCTGGCAGCAGAGCCCGCCACCCTGCGTGTCGGTTACCAGAAAAGCTCGGTGAGCATGGTGCTCGCCCGTGAGCATCACCTGTTCGAACAGGGGCTGCCGGGCACCAAGGTCGAGTGGATCGAGTTCCTTGGCGGCCCACCGCTGATCGAAGCCTTGAACGGCGGCAGCATCGACATCGGCAATATCGGCGACATCCCGCCGATCTTCGCCCAGGCCGCCGGCATCGACATGCGCTACATCGGCGTCGAACCGAATGACGGCCGCACCGAAGCCATCCTGTTGCCCAAGGACAGCACCGTGCACAGCGTGGCCGAGCTCAAGGGCAAGCGCGTGGCGCTGCTCAAGGGCTCCAGCGCCCACAACCTGTTCCTCAAAAGCTTGCTGCGTGCCGGCTTGCAGTGGAAGGACGTGAACGTGGTGTACCTGTCGCCCTCCGACGGCCGCGCTGCGTTTGAACAAGGCAAGGTCGACGCCTGGGTGGTGTGGGACCCGTACTACTCGGCGGCTGTGGTGGACGGTTCGGCAAAGGTGCTGGGAGATGGCCAAGGGCTGAACCCGGCAGGCAGTTTCTTTATCGCCAGCGGCCCGTTTGCCCAGCAGCACCCGCAAGCGATTGCCGCGATTCTCAAGGTGTTTGCCCAGGCCCAACGGTTGTCGCTGGACCAGCATGATCAAAGCGTCGCGCTGATGGCCAAGACCTTGGGCTTGCAGCCGGCGGTGGTGGAAAGCTACTTCCAGCATCGCTCGCCGACCCCGAGCCGACCTTTGAACGCGACGGACATCGCCACCCAACAAGGCACGGCCGACGCGTTTTTCGCCAATGGCCTGATTCCGAAAAAGGTCGATGTACAGCAAGTCGTGTTCCAGGCCCCCTAA